The DNA window GACCTGCAGAACTTTGCCTTTGAGTTGAACCCGAAGACACAGCCACCCAGAAACTGTCCAGAAAACAAGCCCGGTGAGTCCGCATCAAAGGAACACAGACAAGATGGAACAGAGGGATTCAAAGTGAGCAGTACCAGCAAACAAACACTCAAGTCCGGGTCCCAGCCAGTGCCTGAGCCCGAGCCACACCCGGGCCCGAGACCCTGCCTGAACCCCAACCCGGGACGGAGACGCAGACCTAGACTAACACAGAGAAAAAGCCCaagtcccagccccagcccaaaCCGGAGCCAGAGCCAGAGACTGAGACCCAGCCCCATACCAGGATCAACACCTAGACTGTGTCCAAGACCAAGCACACAAACAAGCCCAGATCAAAGGATGAATCTCAACACAGGGCTGgagccaagagaaagaaagaggccaaGAGTGTCCTTAGGGGAACCACAGCTACCTGCACAGAACCAGGGGCAGTTTTCAAAGACCCCAAGAAGTACAGACGAGCCCTGCCTCCTCCAAGCAGACAAGCCGGTCTCCAGCAAGTCAGATGCTAGGGGAAAGACTCCCGGCCACCGGATGCAGGAAGAGCACCAGGTTGGTTCTTTGGAGACTTGCCTCAACTCTGAGagctctccttcttcctctgctctgaAGCTGCAGTTGACTGGCTGCAAGAGTGGGGGGAAAAGCACCTGGAGAGCTGAGGCCCTTAGGCCTGGAGCAAAGGTGCCCCGGGGTAAGTCAGATATTTGCCAAGATCAAAATGGCCATGGAGTCGATGGGTGTCCCCTTGCAGAACATGCCTTCAGTCTCCAAGCAGGCGTCCCACTGAGTGGCCAGGAACAGACTTCAATTGACACTGAAGCAGAAGACCCACCTTGGGCATGCAGAAAGAACCTCAAAACGCCTGTCTATTCAGGTCGTGCATGTGACAGGATCCTGCAGAAATCCCAGAAAGGGTGCCTTCCTAAGCCCCTTGACTCCCCCTTGCCAAAACGATGTCAAGGCACAGCTGAACAAACTGAGCCCTGGCAGCTGAAGGCCAGTCCCAAGACACACATTGGCAAGCCAACTCACAGCCAGACTGAGAGGGCCACAATCCTCCAGCTGCAGGAGCCCCCTGAGCTGAGGCTGCAAGCCCTGAGAGCCCGCCTCCAAGGTGCGCAAACCAAGAAGCCTGGAGGCCGCCAAACCAAGATGGTGGCCTTCCAGGCTCAAGCCCCAAGCCCAGGCCAGCAGGCAGAGTCTGGAGCCGCAGGGGCGTCCTCCTCCAAAATGAGCAGCACCAGGAGGCCTCTGCCCAAGGCCAGCCACGGAGGGCTCCCTACCTTTTGCCACAGCCCGACCGCAACAAGCCCCAGCCTAAGAAGAGACCTGCCCCGCTCATGGCCAAGGCGTCATGGATTACAAGAGGAAGCTCTCTAGGAGGTGACCCGAGGATGCTCTCTGCCCTGGAATTGCGGGCAATCCTCTGAACCTGATCTCCTCACTTCCTGGAGAGACCAGCCATTGCAGCGCCTGCCTTCTCCtgctatccttcctcctgctccagctcctggCTGCCCTCTCTGGAGACCCTGGGCTGGCTTCCCTGCCTGTTTCCTAGGCCcacctaggctttgggcccaccTGGGAGCACCTAGGCTGCCACATGCAAGAAGACCTGtgtttcagagaaaacactccactTTGGATCTTACCTCCACCCAACCCTTCTCAAGGACTCAAGTGCTGAACACCTTGgcattaaattaaataaacaaatacataaataaaacattaagatcATAAAATCAAACTGTGTGGGTGAAACTATGTGTCTtttgggtttctctctgtgtgtctctgtttttctcactctctctctctctcactgtgtgtgtgtgtgtttgtgtgtttgtgtgtcagaaagagaaagacacacacagagtgagaacCTATCCTTGTAAATTACAATGTCTGGGATCACTTAGTGCACCAACACCCTCCTTCATTCTCTATgattttttctgttatttatttttctttttttttttttttttttttttttttgttttttggcgaTGGGTTTCCCTgcataacagccctagctgtcctggaacttgctttgtagaccaggttggtctgaATTTACAtggatacacctgcctctgcctccatatatataccatatatataccAGTAGGCTAtgaattttttgagttaatcttccATCCTACATCATTATTGAGGGGCTTACTAGTTGTagaagttctctggtagaatttctggggtcacttatgtatactatcatctCATCTGTAATTAGTGTAATTTTGACTTttccctttccaatttgtatccccttgatctccttttgttgatgtccttattgctctagctagaacttcaagtactatgtcaAATAAGTATGGGAAGattggacaaccttgtcttgttcctgattttagtggaatccctttgagtttctctccagttaatttgatgttggctgtcggcttaCTGTAAAttccctttattatatttaggtatgttccttgtattccttttctctgtagaacctttatcatgaaagggtgatggattttgtcaaaggctttttcagcatctaatgagatgatcatgtggtttttttttttcaatttgttgaTATGGTGTattgcattgacagatttttgtatgttgaaccattcttgcatccctgggatgaaggcTACTAGgccatggtggataattttttttgatgtgttcctagaTTAAGTTAGCCaggattttattgagtatttttgcattaatgttcatgagggagattggtctgtaattctctttctttgttgcatctttgtgtggtttgggtttcaGGGTGTCTGTAGCCTCACAGAAAGAGTTTGGCaaggttccttcctttctattgtgtgaaacaattagACGAGTATTGGTATGAAATCTCCTtggaaaatctggtagaattctgggaaTCCCAAGAGCCAGTCGCGTCCCCAGTGAGAGGGCTTGTCCAGTCAACCCAGCTGCTCCCGGGGTGCCCCCTCGGGGGTCTTCATCAGTGGACATGGAGGCCGCCTCCAGCGCAGAAGCCCTGCAGGAGCTGCAGCAGCACCTGTGCACGGAGACAGAGCCAAGCAAGCTCTACCAAACCCTCCAGAAACTCTCTTCCCTGCCCAAGCTCCGTGACACCCTGGCAGAGATGAACTTCCAGCAGACCATGGAGCTCTTGAGGAAAGAGCAGCTCCTGGTCCCCTTTGCCAAGGACTTGGCCGCCATTTGGTCGGAGAGGTCCCAGTTTGAGCCCCATCCTGAGCCTGACCGGGGGGACTTTGCCTTCGCGTTGAGCCTGATGACATTGCGGCCCAGAAACTGTCCAGAAGACAAGCCTGGTGAGTCCCCGTCCAGGGTGTGTAAAAAAGTGAATAAAAGTGGTTGGTTGACATACCCACTTAAATCCAGCgatatggaggcagaggcaagtgtatcCATGTAAATtcagaccaacctggtctacaaagcaagttccaggacagctagggctattatGCAGGGAAACCCATcgccaaaaaccaaaaaaaaaaaaaaaaaaaaaaaaaaaaaaaaaatgaagaaaaataaataacagaaaaaatcATAGAGAATGAAGGAGGGTGTTGGTGCACTAAGTGATCCCAGACATTCTAATTTACAAGgatatgttctctctctgtgtgtgtctttctctctctgacacacaaacacacacacacacagtgagagagagagtgagaaaaacagagacacacagagagaaacccaaaAGACACATAGTTTCACCCACACAGTTTGATTTTATGatcttaatgttttatttgtttgtttgtttatttaatttaatgcCAAGGTGTTCAGCACTTGAGTCCTTGAGAAGGGGCTGGGTGGAGGTAAGATCCAAAGTGTAGTGTTTTCTCTGAAACACAGGTCTTCTTGCATGTGGCAGCCTAGGTGCTCCCAggtgggcccaaagcctaggtgGGCCTAGGAAACAGGCAGGGAAGCCTGCCCAGGGTCTCCAGAGAGGGCAGccaggagctggagcaggaggaaggatagcaGGAGAAGGCAGGCGCTGCAATGGCTGGTCTCTCCAGGAAGAGAGGAGATCAGGTTCAGAGGATTGCCCGCAATTCCAGGGCAGAGAGCATCCTCGGGTCACCTCCTAGAGAGCTTCTTCTTGTAATCCCTGAGGGCCTTGGCCATGAGCGGGGCAGGTCTCTTCTTAGGCTGGGGCTTGTTGCGGTCGGGCTGTGGCAAAAGGTAGGGAGCCCTCCGTGGCTGCCTTGGGCAGAGGCCTCCTGGTGCTGCTCATTTTGGAGGAGGACGCCCCTGCCGGCTCCAGACTCTGCCTGCTGGCCTGGGCTTGGGGCTTGAGCCTGGAAGGCCACCATCTTGGTTTGGCGGCCTCCAGGCTTCTTGGTTTGCGCACCTTGGAGGCGGGCTCTCAGGGCTTGCAGCCTCAGCTCAGGGGGCTCCTGCAGCTGAAAGACTGTGGCCCTCTCAGTCTGGCTGTGAGTTGGCTTGCCAATGTGTGTCTTGGGACTGGCCTTCAGCTGCCAGGGCTCAGTTTGTTCAGCTGTGCCTTGACATCGTTTTGGCAAGGGGGAGTCAAGGGGCTTAGGAAGGCACCCTTTCTGGGATTTCTGCAGGATCCTGTCACATGCACGACCTGAATAGACAGGCGTTTTGAGGTTCTTTCTGCATGCCCAAGGTGGGTCTTCTGCTTCAGTGTCAATTGAAGTCTGTTCCTGGCCACTCAGTGGGACGCCTGCTTGGAGACTGAAGGCATGTTCTGCAAGGGGACACCCATCGACTCCATGGCCATTTTGATCTTGGCAAATATCTGACTTACCCTGGGGCACCTTTGCTCCAGGCCTAAGGGCCTCAGCTCCCCAGGTGCTTTTCCCCCCACTCTTGCAGCGAGTCAACTGCAGCTtcagagcagaggaagaaggagagctCTCAGAGTTGAGGCAAGTCTCCAAAGAACCAACCTGGTGCTCTTCCTGCATCCGGTGGCCGGGAGTCTTTCCCCTAGCATCTGACTTGCTGGAGACCGGCTTGTCTGCTTGGAGGAGGCAGGGCTCGTCTGTACTTCTTGGGGTCTTTGAAAACTGCCCCTGGTTCTGTGCAGGTAGCTGTGGTTCCCCTAAGGACACTCTgggcctctttctttctcttggctcCAGCCCTGTGTTGAGATTCATCCTTTGATCTGGGCTTGTTTGTGTGCTTGGTCTTGGACACAGTCTAGGTGTTGATCCTGGTATGGGGCTGGGTCTCAGTCTCTGGCTCTGGCTCCGGtttgggctggggctgggacttGGGCTTTTTCTCTGTGTTAGTCTAGGTCTGCGTCTCCGTCCCGGGCTGGGGTTCAGGCAGGGTCTCAGGGCCCGGGTGTGGCTCGGGCTCAGGCACTGGCTGGGACCCGGACTTGAGTGTTTGCTGGTACTGCTCACTTTGAATCCCTCTGTTCCATCTTGTCTGTGTTCCTTTGATGAGTACTCACCGGGCTTGTCTTCTGGACAGTTTCTGGGTGGCTGTGTCTTCGGGTTCAACTCAAAGGCAAAGTTCTGCAGGTCTGGCTCAGGTTGGGGCCCAAACTGGGACCTCTCTGACAAGTGGGCAGCTAAGTCCTTGGCAAAGGGGACCAGGAGCTGCTGGTTCCTCAGGAGCTTGATGGTCTGCTTGAAGTTAATCTCTGCCAGGGTGTCGCAGAGCTTGGGTAGGGAAGAGAGTTTCTTGAGGGTTTGATAGAGCTTGCGTGGCTCTGTCTCAGTGCCCAGGCGCTGTAGCAACTTCTGCAGGGTTCCTGGTCTGGAGGCGGCCTCCATGTCCACTGATGAAGACCCCAAGGTACACCCCGGGAGCAGGAGGGTTGACTGGACAAGCCCTCTACCTGGGAATGCGACTCACTCTCGGGAGCAGAGGACACTGCTTCTGGGATGGAGAGTGTCTCAGCTCTTTGTCTCACAGCTGCTCTGCCTTCCTTTGCTTTTAAGGGGTTGGGGGGACCACGCCCCCTCAACACTAACCAATCTAACACCTGGGTTGCAACTGTTAGGCACGCCCTTTCTGATTTACAGGTCTCTAAGCCACACCCACATCCAAACACTCTTGCCTATACTTAatctccttaaaaacaaacaaacaaacagacaaacaaacaaaccaagccaaGTCCAGAGAGCTAATGGGTGCTAGGCCACTGTCTTTCTTTCAGGTGACACCTGTGACTTGGCACCCTAAATAcgaatttttgtcatttttgtcaTTGGGTGCTCACAAGTGGCATATGCCAGCCTAGTGTGCATCCCATATATGGCACCTACTCATTCAGCATAAGCGAGATAAAAATGAAATCCATTTTTTTATAAGGGAACTCCCACACCTCTGATATTTTCTcttgattggtttttttttttttttttttttttctaggccaGAGTGACCTTGATTGAATCAGAGCCTCTTTGATTATGCAGTccttttgttgatatccatgaccTTCAATGATGTCCTTTTTTGATCATACAATCCTTTTGGTGTGGTGTATCTATCAATCtctttgtttgttagtttgtctttttgtttttgattgttcGACTCCCTGTCTAAGCCTGTTTCCACAgtgcttgttctgtttctctagttaGGTAGTACATCTTagatctcttttccttttttactttttgtttttgtttttgtccttcagGTATCCTCTGGAAGGGGACCTCCAGTGATTCCATTGCAATTCTGAATCTTGCAGGTTTCTTACTTGCCCAGAGATCCTTTTGCTTCAGGGCTAAATTCCTGGGCTTTCCAATTGCTTTTACCCCTCCTCTGGCACCCTGTCtgcagaggaaaggagagagctcTCAGAGTTGAGGTAAGCCTCCAAAGGACCAGCTGGCTGCCTTACTGGATCCAGTGGCCTGGAGTCATTCCCAGCAGGGGAGACAGGCACTGCTTTTCTGGCCCAGCCTCTGACTTGCTTTCTTTGGGACCAGGAGCTGCTTTATCCTCAAGTTCTTGAGGGTCTGCCTGAAACCATTCTCTGCCAAGGGCTAACATGTTTTGAAGAGCTTGTGTGGCTCTATCTCAATGCACAGGCCTTCTTGTTCTGCTGGGCTTCTAAGTTCGAGGCTGCCTCCATTTCCACTATTGACTACATGAAGGGGCAGCCCAAGTGCAGCAGGGTTGAGTGGTCAAGCTCTCTGCCTGGAAGAGGACTAACTCTCTTGCACATTGGATACTGCATCTGGGTTGTTCTACTCCAGCAGGACCTGAACATCACCGTGTAGAATAAGGAGAAGAAaacgaccttaaaaataactttatgaaaattttagaggcttttaaagagggaatgaaaattttccttaaagaaattgtggtatatAGAGACAATCAATTGGAAGAAAccaatatatactttaaaaaaaaagccaagaagccaagtagatgaatttctaaaaagtcttattaaataagaaacagagccaaatacagagggaAAGCCATAGAAACCTGAGTGATAGCCACCAACAAACCTTATCTCACCAAGTCGCCatagccacctcacttcctcctcactgcctgtctacacagacctccaggtctctatgtttagaactgggaataaaggcgtgtgttaccatgcttggctgtgtcctgaacacacacacagtctctgcctgccttgtgattggattaaaggtgtgtgtccccatCGCCTGACTTACTTTATGGCTGGCTGTGACAtctgatatccaggcaaactttatttattaacatacaaataaaatatcaacacatttccccttttttgtctaataaaaataaaaaataataaaaagttataactaataaaagaaagaatatatacaatatatacaagcaataaatatatcaacaatgtctagttccTTTGCATTTCACAAACCTATTAcctattctattttggtaagtccaaaatgtacctaattcactttctatcctaacttacatTATCAGCAGAAAACTATCCCAGGATGTCTTTcaagtttttacattttatacctccttagtgagtttcttttctgagttttcttaacaaggaaaactgtaactacaactacATTATCTTCCACTAACTATAATTATAAtcatctaatcttcaactccatcagagacccaagaagaaaataatattgcctaataaaacaggaagtgcaaacaagtaaCTTCTAAAAAATGTGAATTCACAGAATCaaacagctgcctggacagtcacctgaggtttctctgcaatattgtggcatcatcttcagcctataggcttagggtatctgacagactcatttgtgaagtagaatgtACCCAAGGCCtatagttcaacctcacatt is part of the Peromyscus leucopus breed LL Stock unplaced genomic scaffold, UCI_PerLeu_2.1 scaffold_1525, whole genome shotgun sequence genome and encodes:
- the LOC114689136 gene encoding elongin-A3-like, translated to MEAASRPGTLQKLLQRLGTETEPRKLYQTLKKLSSLPKLCDTLAEINFKQTIKLLRNQQLLVPFAKDLAAHLSERSQFGPQPEPDLQNFAFELNPKTQPPRNCPEDKPGEYSSKEHRQDGTEGFKVSSTSKHSSPGPSQCLSPSHTRALRPCLNPSPGRRRRPRLTQRKSPSPSPSPNRSQSQRLRPSPIPGSTPRLCPRPSTQTSPDQRMNLNTGLEPRERKRPRVSLGEPQLPAQNQGQFSKTPRSTDEPCLLQADKPVSSKSDARGKTPGHRMQEEHQVGSLETCLNSESSPSSSALKLQLTRCKSGGKSTWGAEALRPGAKVPQGKSDICQDQNGHGVDGCPLAEHAFSLQAGVPLSGQEQTSIDTEAEDPPWACRKNLKTPVYSGRACDRILQKSQKGCLPKPLDSPLPKRCQGTAEQTEPWQLKASPKTHIGKPTHSQTERATVFQLQEPPELRLQALRARLQGAQTKKPGGRQTKMVAFQAQAPSPGQQAESGAGRGVLLQNEQHQEASAQGSHGGLPTFCHSPTATSPSLRRDLPRSWPRPSGITRRSSLGGDPRMLSALELRAIL